The nucleotide window GGTCATGGTTGCGATGAGGGAAGGGTCGTGATGAATTCCTGCAGGCTGTCCAACACGGCCCGCGCGGAGCCGGGTGCGAGATGGACGCCATCGGTGAACTGGAGGTTTTCGTGCGGAATCTGCTGCTCCAGATTGACGAAAGGCACGTCCGCCATTTCCGCCACATACGCGGTGGCTCGATCAGTGACCTCCCGCCCTTCCGGACGCATGGGAGCGGAGGGGTATTCCACCAGGATGATCCGGCTGCCGGACTCGCGCAGCATCGCGATCATGCGAATCAATTCATCGAGAGTTTTTTTCTCCAAGGCATCCCTGGGCTGGATTCCCTTCGGGAGCGTGGTCCGCGCCAATGGAAAGCGCCGTGTGGTGGTGTCTCCCGCCGGTCGCTTCAACAATCTGTCATAGAGCATGCCGCTGGGGCGCGCCTGATAGGAAAACACCGGCAGGTGGGTTCCCGCCCGGAACACCGGACCTCCCACCGCTTTCAAAATCGGAGAAGCCTCGTACTTCACCGCACGCTCGATGGTATTGGACTCGAGCACGATCCACTTGCCGGCTTTGACGCGGCCTTCCACCAGCATCCGCATGCCATCGGTGAGACAGCCGCCGTCGGTTCCAAGGTTCGCCACCTTGGAATTGCCCACCTCCTTGCCGGGCAACCGCCCGCTGATGGAGGACCCTACCAGGGTGAACTCCGCCGGAGCTCCGGATGCCGCGGCCTGGAAGCGTGACAGCGAGGTGAAATAGTTCGACTCCGTCTTGCTGCTCTTCCACCCGAGGCCATAGGCTCCGGACCACTGCAGAATCGCGCAGACGAGGAAGCCCGCCAACGTCCCGGCCAGGAACTTCCGCAGATGGGTAGGTGGGGATTCCATGAAGGAAACGGCTTAGAACTGGAAATAGATGAAGCCTTGCGGCGCACCCGAATTGGTGAAGATCAGGAACAGCAGGCCGCCGTAGATCAAAGCCTCGCACCAACTTCCGCGGAAGTCCGCGAACCAATCGCGGCGGTGTTCACGGACCCAACCGGCCACGTGATACAGCACCACGGCCGAGCCGAAGACCGCAGCCACGAACACCGGCGGCCCTGCCATGTGGAGTGGTCCCGCGAGTTGCTTGAAGAAAAGGCCGATCTGCCGCATGTCCGGCATCAGGAAGGTCAGCCACAGCAGGGTGACGGCGTGAAAGGTGTAGAACCATCCGAGCACCGCCCGCATCGGACGCGGCCTCTCATCCTTGCCACGGCGCCGGAAGAAAAATCTCTCCGCCGCCAGCAGCAATCCGTGCAAGGACCCCCATAACGCGAACTTCCACTCGGCTCCGTGCCACAAGCCGCCGAGGAACATGACAAGGAAGAGATTCACATATGTTCTCGCTTCCCCCTTCCGGTTTCCACCCAGTGGGATGTAAAGATAGTCCCGGAGCCACGCGGACAGGGACATGTGCCAGCGCCGCCAGAATTCCGTCACGCTGGTGGAGAGGTAGGGGAAATCGAAGTTCTCCGGGAAACGATAGCCGAACAAGGCCGCGAGGCCGATGGCGATGAGGGAGTAGCCCGCGAAGTCCGCGAAGATCTGGAGCGAGTAGCCATAGAGCAGCATCACCAGATCCACCGGTCCGGCGAAAACCAACCAGGGTTTCGTCAGCGTGACGGTTTGCTCCGCGAGGTTGTCCGCCACCACCATCTTCAGGAAATATCCGAGAATCAGCGAACGCAGGGCCGCACCCCACGCGATGTCCGCGAAACGCTTGGACGCGATCTGCGGCCAGAACTGCTTCGCCTTCACAATCGGTCCCGCAACCAACTGGGGGAAGAACAACAGGTAGAAGCCGATGTCGCGGA belongs to Luteolibacter ambystomatis and includes:
- a CDS encoding MBOAT family O-acyltransferase, whose amino-acid sequence is MLFNSWEFLVLLVVTFAAYYAPWSGGRHGKAWQVSIALLASVIFYGWEDPRLLLLLAVSCVGNSIATGRIILHKLSGDDAKVKRWVRTAVILNLALLGVFKYAPFFAGMLPFLPTQWVEALRGIPLPIGISFYTFHGISMIIDVARGEVIRESDALMSGGEGAADEQGRNTAGKSRLGILWGYGLRFAKGVRDIGFYLLFFPQLVAGPIVKAKQFWPQIASKRFADIAWGAALRSLILGYFLKMVVADNLAEQTVTLTKPWLVFAGPVDLVMLLYGYSLQIFADFAGYSLIAIGLAALFGYRFPENFDFPYLSTSVTEFWRRWHMSLSAWLRDYLYIPLGGNRKGEARTYVNLFLVMFLGGLWHGAEWKFALWGSLHGLLLAAERFFFRRRGKDERPRPMRAVLGWFYTFHAVTLLWLTFLMPDMRQIGLFFKQLAGPLHMAGPPVFVAAVFGSAVVLYHVAGWVREHRRDWFADFRGSWCEALIYGGLLFLIFTNSGAPQGFIYFQF